TTGTTGTAGGctgcaataatttaaaaagggaACAAGGtattcatattaatatttagattcTTCCtgattcttctttcttcttcttttttttttttaaattcttaatcAGTTGCATGAAATTCAAAATACCTCAGCCTTCGAGTCCGTCTCAGCAAGCCTTTGCTTTATATCCTTTGCTATTGAAAAGAAAACTTGCTCAACATTTAGATTTGTCTTTGCACTCTGCAAGTCACGGTTTTCAATAAATACCAACACTAAGTACAATTAGCTTCAACATTTGCAAGCATTACTTACAGTTTCAAAGAACTTGATCCCATATTCATCAGCAAGTGCTTGGCCCTTAGACGTCGGGACAGCCTAAAAAaatatcaagaacataatgatgaGGTATATGAATTTAAAGTAGTCTATGGGCGGGGGTTTCCATGTGTTTGCACAAGAAAGAGAAATTAACAGCTTAATACACGATTTGTTCCCTTTATGAAAGTCAAGCGGGACAAAATTTCATTATGAGATGGAGATTAAAAGCGATTTAAACAGACATTTTCAATcagtaaatatataaaaacataGCAATACCCTTTTGCTTTCATCCATGTCGGCCTTGTTCCCCACTAATATCTTGTTAACGTTATCAGAAGCATGCTGTTCAATGTTGCGAATCCAATTCCTGATGTCTGGAAATTGTGACAAGCCACgtttattataaaaactaaaggAAATCAAAAAGTCAAAAAATTGCTAAATAATTTAGGGTAGCTTCACAACTATCAACCTCATTGTCAGTCAAATCAAACTCTGTAGATGAGAATAATCTAGCCATCAATACACAAATATAGAACAAAAATAATCCAGACAGTACAACATGGTCTCGTAGTTTGAATAATTATCTGATAAAAAGAGCAAAGCAACTTACTGTTGAATGATGATTCATCAGTaacatcatacacaagcaaaatACCCATTGCTCCGCGATAGTAAGCTGCAGAAGTGATAAGGAATGAATTATCAAGGAAAATGGGAAACAAATTAGGGATGAACTGCAAAATGATATTGAAAGACAAATGCAGGAGGAAAGAAAGAAGGCAGCTTTCAGTAAACAGCAACATAAAGTTGCAAGATAATTACATCAACAATTTCTATATTCAAAACCGACTGACAAGCCCATAAAAATGCATTAACAATTTATTAGCCTGAAGAGAAGATCTTATTCACTTGATGATCTTCACCACATGGAGGTGGCACTAGGTCGATAACAGAGAAATACCATGAAATTCAACAGTAAAAAATGAAACTGCTCAAGCATCAGACTTCTAGGTCCCCAAAATGCCAATGGTTTATACACTCACTTCTGAAAGCATGGGCCTCGAAGGAAAGTGGCTTGAGGATTTCTCAGGTTGACTAGAGCCATTATTTAACCTAAGGATTCAACTCAAGTAAACCACTAAACTTCTTGCAGGTTACCCTCCTCCCCTCAAATTGTCCAatcatgcaaaaaaaaaaaatttaacctaGGTTTATGAATTGACTGGCTCCACCCACAAATCCTCAATACAGATAGCATAAATATTTGTTAATTATTAGAAAGCACTCGTCAATTCAATTGCATGTGCAATATGCATTATCACTAACCTCAATAAAGAAGACTATATTTTACCCAAATACCATCTCCAATAGTTAGGTTAGGTTGAAATGCCATTACCTAAACAATAGAAACTTACCAGTTGTAATGGTTCGGAACCGTTCCTGACCAGCTGTATCCCAAATTTGAAGCTTAATTCTTTTTCCATCAAGCTCAATGGTTCTTATCTTGAAATCAATACTGCACAAGGAAAAGTAATTTTGGGAAGTCAGAGAATTCCCCTTGAGAGAAATCAAATAATGCAGTTTGATCCCATAGTTCAGGCAATACAGACCCAATGGTGGTGATAAAACTAGTAGTGAAGGAACCATCTGAGAAACGTAAAAGAAGGCAACTCTTGCCCACCCCTGAAAGGTTAAAAAACAAGGACAATTGAAATCTTTAGTTCAATGCCACTTGCATATCAAACATATGTTTAGTGATTAAGCAAATCCAAAGAGGGACAAAAATTTtccaaaaacaaattaaaaacaagtcaaaagaagaaggaaaaaaaagagaacATATTGGCTGCACATGCTCATACTTAAAGAATTATACATCATCAAACAACTCAAGACTATAAATTATGCACCAATCATGTAAATCCAGATACTTAGTATTAAAACCGTTGTATTATCTTATCTGGTCAACCTAAATCCCTACTTTCCGCTGTACTCTGGCTTGAAAAGTGGATTATTACTTTTATTACTTAATAGTTTGCATATCCTATTTTCCCCAAAAGGCAAACCCTATAAGATTTGACAAGTAACAGAATATCAGGTATCAAGCTGAATGAATGAGACCGATGCAGGGAGCAGGTGATACGAAACTAATACATATAATGCCAAGTAGACAGCTTCTTATCATGAGCACAAGTTCAATATGAAGCATAAGCTTTTCGACTGATGAGATGCCCAACTTGTAATTGGCAACCCCAAATGGCTCAATCACATAATGACAGAATTTTGATGTTTGTTTAAGCAAAAACATGGCCTTGGTTATCAAAATGAACAAACAATTTGATGGAATGCACTTTGATGACAAGTATATGGAACAAGAAGAAAGTTAATTGCAGGATTGAATTTAAGCAGAAAAGAGGAGAAAGGAAAGGTACCATGAGGCAAAGAGAGAAATTGACTACCCCAATCTAGTAAGGTAGTCTATGAAATGTCagacatatataaaaaaaagagaacaTATTGGCTGCGCATACTCATACTTAAAGAATTACACATACTCCATCAAACAGCTCAGGACTATAAATTATGCACCAATCATGTAAATCCAGATACTTAGTATTAAAACCGTTGTATTATCTTATCTGGTCAACCTAAATCCCTACTTTCCGCTGTACTCTGGCTTGAAAAGTGGATTATTACTTTTATTACTTAATAGTTTGCATATCCTATTTTTCCCAAAAGGCAAACCCTATAAGATTTGACAAGTAACAGAATATCAGGTATCAAGCTGAATGAATGAGACCGATGCAGGGAGCAGGTGATACGAAACTAATACATATAATGCCAAGTAGACAGCTTCTTATCATGAGCACAAGTTCAATATGAAGCATAAGCTTTTCGACTGATGAGATGCCCAACTTGTAATTGGCAACCCCAAATGGCTCAATCACATAATGACAGAATTTTGATGTTTGTTTAAGCAAAAACATGGCCTTGGTTATCAAAATGAACAAACAATTTGATGGAATGCACTTTGATGACAAGTATATGGAACAAGAAGAAAGTTAATTGCAGGATTGAATTTAAGCAGAAAAGAGGAGAAAGGAAAGGTACCATGAGGCAAAGAGAGAAATTGACTACCCCAATCTAGTAAGGTAGCCTATGAAATGTTACcatatataaaatttcacaTTATGCTGCATTGACGGGTAAGAACAAAGAAGTGAACGAAGATAATGCCCAATAGAAAATAgaacaaaaaaaatttctagTATTCTTCATAATTTCCGCAGATTCACTACCTCTCCCCCGCCCCTCCAATTCCAGCTCTAGCAACTATAACTATATGGTGGGAATACATGCAAATGTtttctcacacacacacacaaataaaagataaaaataaaaataaaaaaactcataGGCCGAGAACATTTTCGAGACCTGATTTGAAACAGTATGATTTTCGCCATCCAATAAAACCACTAAAATCAAAATACCATACTCAAGATGCATGAAAATGCAAATCAATACATCTAACACAAAGTTCATTATGCTGGAGAACGAAGTTGCTCATAACAAATCAAATCATTCAAGAAACCAGATCGCTGACAAGAgatttaaaacatcaaaaacgcaAACCAAATCTAAGCCAAAAAATGCACAAAAAGGTCGCATTTCTAAGAAAACGATCCATTTGCTTGTGGAGAAAACAAAACGGAAAGGAAGAACAAAATCAATGAGATAACGTACCGCTGTCGCCGATCAAAAGAAGCTTTATGAGGTAATCGTAATCGGCTCGAGCCCTCGCAGGTGGAGCAGCCATGGAAAAATCGACTAGTAGAAAAAAGGAACTAGATCAAGACACAGAAGACGCAGAGAATCAAGGGGAGATGAAGAGATCTCCAAAGAGCTCAGAAGTGAAAGACCATGGAGATTTCAcaggtgagagagagagaagcggTTGTTATTTGTTGTTTGGGATTTTTTGGGAAACAAAAAAATTCGTTTCTTCTTTTCAGCGATTTTACAGATTGGGAGACAGTCCTTCCTTGATGAATTGGCAACCTACAATTCAAAAGCTCTGCTCCGACTCTGGGGGGTGGCTAAAATGCGCCACTATTGCTCTTACTTTTTTTATAGGGTGCTGTTCACACTAGGCGCACGTTACCACATGGACATACCAAATTTGTAGAGAGAGCGATTACTGCTCGGCTGCTCCTTCGATATGAACTTAAATAGAATCAGCTTCTTCGCAATCGCCATGAACCTCCAATCATACCCTGCCAAGTGCCAACCAATTCTATTTTTAATTGCTATACAATGGGTAGCTCAAACGTCGGTAATATAAATGCTATGCAATACCGCGTAAATACGACATAGGCCGATGGTACTTTTTAACAATTATATTATAGTAtctgaataaaaatatttagtaaattagtagttattttttaaaataattaattatttttacttaattgatgtattttaataataaaataataaatattttaatggtGAGTACcacataatattttaaaaatactaaataattgctcatattatatgaaaataagtcaattaaatctttatatttttatttaattttttactaaatgaggtcttctaactttatatgtgatataatataataattattcaaaGTAGATTATAGGCTGATACTTAAAAATAGGGTCATTGGCAAGAATGTGTTTAGATTATATTaagttcatttggattaaaattgattttttatttttttttcttaaaattttttttttctcttgaaaTGGTAAGCAGTTTATGAGCTGCTATTAGGATGCTACCAATGAAAGTGCTATCATTTCTTCAACTCCTCTCGATGAAAAAACACACCCTCCATGGTCAATAAAGCAGATTTTAATGATCAGAACAATGAGTAAATACTGCAATATATCAAAAGGTTGTAGGTTACTCTCGAGCAATACAAAACTCGGAGGAGGCATCATTCATGGCTCCCAGAAAAATAGAGAAAGCCTTCGTTGATACCCCAAGAACTTTAACAGAGGCGATCTAAACGCGGTCCAAAGGGAAGGCCAAGTTCGAGGAAGAAGAGTCACCAGATGATGCTCTGAAGGACGTCGACTGGAAGTTGGTATGGGCTATTTAAAGATACCAGAAGGAACAGGAAGAGGACTTTGGTTTGGACAATGCTTTACCTCTGTCAGAAGAGGTCCTAGCAGAAACTTTTAATGTCAAGTTCAAACTCCCaagtttggacaaatatgacGGGACAACAGATTTCAAGAGTCACTTGGCAATCTTTAGAACAACAATGTAGCTTCAGAACATCAATGATGTTGAGTTGTGCCGAGTGTTCCTGTCCACCCTCACAAGTTTGGCTAAAAACCTATATCAACATTTGAGTACAGATTCAACTCACCACTTTACACAATTTGCTATGTTGTTTAaatctatatttattatttgcatacctcctaaaaagctctACGAAAGATCTGTCAAGAAAAGAGCGAGTCTTTAAGGAATTTTATCTCACGTTTCAACACAGAAGCAATACAGgtggaaaaattaaatcatgatATAGCATGTGAAGCATTGAAAAAGGAACACGCaacatcaagttcatggattaTCTAATCAAGAACCTAGCCACTACGTAGTAACAGCTAATAGATAAAATCCAGAAGTATATCAGGCTGGATATTGAAGTCCAAGCGCTGAGAAAGGACGAAAGAACgagtcaaaagcaaaaccaaaagcCAAAGAGGCGAGGATATGTGGAGACAAGaagaaggccacaaggcgggtatccgccaggccataatctaggtgttagtcccactaaacaagacatTTTATTGTAAACCATAAGACGGGTATCTGTCAGACCATAATTCGGGTGTTAGTTCCGCTAAACaagacattttatgccaaggcTACAAGGCGGGTATTCGCTAGGCCACgcaatcgggtgttagtccacttcataaaaagtttctaaggcattttatgtcaaACCAcaattcgggtgttagtcccgctaaacaaggtaTTTTATACCAGGCCACAAGACAGGTCTCCGTCAGGCCATAATccaagtgttagtcccgctaaataagTCATTTCatgccaaggccacaaggcgagtctCTGCCAGAccataatctgggtgttagtcccgctaaataagatattttatgctaggccacaaggtgggtattcGCTAGACCACGCAACCGATTGTTAGTCCcacttcacaaaaagtttctaagacattttatgccaggccataatttaggtgttagtcctgctaaacaagacatttcatgctaaggccacaaggcgggtattcgCCAAGCCATGAAATCGGGTATTAGCCTCACTttacaaaaagtttctaaggctttttatgccaggccacaatgTGGGTATCCGTCAGACCACAATCCGGGTGTTAATCTCGCTAAACAAGGTATTTTATGCCAAGACTACAAGGCGGATATCCGCCAGACTATAATCTGAGTGTTAATCCCAATAAACAAGGTATTTCatgccaaggccacaaggcgagtttctGTCACGCCATAATccaagtgttagtcccgctaaataaggcattttatgccagagCCACAAGGCGAATATCCATTATgccataatccgagtgttagtcccactaaacaaagcATTTTATGCCAGGGCCACAAGGCGAATATCCGTTATgccataatccgagtgttagtcccgctaaacaaagCATTTGATACCAAAGCCATAAGGCAGGTATCCACCAAGCCATACAATCGGGTGTTTGTCCCACTTcataaaaagtttctaaggtattttataTTCAGGCAACAAGGCAGGTAATCGCCATGCAAGTCTTCGGGTGTTAGTTCCAAAAAATAAAGGTAAGTTTCTGCTAAAAAGCGTCACAAGGCGGCTAACTACCAAGCGAGTCTTCGAGTGTTAGTCCTAAAAGATAAAGTCAAGTTTCTACCAAAAAATACCACAAAGCGGGTATCCACTAGGCTAAAGCCTAGGCATCAAGTCCTGATTAATAAAATCCTTTAAGTCGTTATCATGACCGGGTGTTcagtttactttattatttcaaGTTATTTACTTTATAGTCACAAGGTAGGTATCCACCAAGTGAGTCATAAGGCAGGGGTAAGTctcattaaaaagtttaaaattattttatggcAAAAATTAGAGGCTGCCAGGTGCTTGGTCAGTTGTTAACCCTTAACAATATTTTAAGAGATTATTCAAGCCTTGATGGTCGAATGAGGGTCATAAATATGTACAGAGCATGTGAACGCTCAGTGAAAATAATGACAAACTatgagagaaaatatttttcattaaaatcatgGAAGGTTGATCGAGATGTGCCACATTCCCTGGATCGTGAAAATAATTGTCACTTTCGAATATGAATAATCGAAGATCAGCGAGGGATTTCTGACATAATATAATAATCACCCAAAGTAGGCCATGTGTTGGCACTCGAAGACAAAGCCGAGTGACAAGGGTCTGATTAGGTGATATTCGATCCCACCAAGGGAAAAGAAGTCTCGGATGCTTTAGGTCTCAGTTCTTCATCAAGACTTGCCCTCTCAACTATAGGGCGAAACTCTATGGAAAGTTATCATTAGCAGATATAATCTAGTAGATTCCATTACATCTATAATCACGTGATGCCCTATCAATTAGTCGGTACTAACCGGATTTTTAGAAAATGCGATAATTAAtttcatcttcttacagtataaaaactaatgattgCAGAGATCAAGGTACACATTCTTACACAATTACTCTCAAATTCTAAGCAATTCTTTATATTTGCCATTTTCTTCAGTTTACTGGCTTAAATGTCAGAATGATTGTCATaagcgccaaccacctcacgttctctttcttgcagagtGACTAATCGTGGCACAGTTTTGTTTTAGCGTGGCACAGTTTCGTTTTACCCACATCAATATATGCCAAAAAACTTTTAatctaatataataatattttttaataataacatgttattttttaatattttaattaccataaaattaaaaaaatacataaaaataataaataatttttaaaattacaaaaataaaattatgttttaaaaaaatttaatttttcttgatTAGAACTTATTTGgtcttaaatataaaattacaaaattataaaattataaaatctatGACTTTTAAATTCACTCAAATATACTTATCAAGTTAAGCTTGCTTGTGAATGctctatatttcttttttttttgttttttctaaaGAGATAAAAATATTCATTCATAATAAGACCCAAAGGCGAGATACATATAAGCCAAACTCAAAAACTAGGGCCCAAAGAACAAAGAATGAAACCCATAGAAAACCCATACAATGGAACCCTAGAGTTCGAAATTGTGCAATCCTATACTAGATCTGCCATCTCTTTTCTGAAAAGCATTGACCGCCTGAAGCTGGAACCGCCGAAGGTTTAAGATATCtcctgtaacgacctgaaaatcggaccgctaccggcgctaggatccaggtagacataaggtcgccgggacctgtagcaagcctgctatcctctttgtgtacctgtaacatcccatacatgattatacattttatgtaaaaacataaaactttgctctgaaccaaggctcaacctgtgcatgcactatctctgtactacagaaccccttactagagcttgctctagacgggttaaactcatacatgttaagcctggttttcacatactcataacacatttacataaaacaaaCCATGTATCTAAAAGGAATTTACAATacatatgggtcaagcacactactacACACAATACACAGCGAATACATCCCTTTACAAGATTACATGTccccactatgctattacaaaactctttactcttcctgtaccttGCTGAACTTTTCCTgacctctgatcctgcaagactgggattaaggagagggatgagctatactagcccagtgagtagaagcaATAAAATcatgttaataaacatgctcacatgaaatgcctcacatcacaagtaaatcacccatctcagacggactgattcaaaaatccctcaactgtgcccggcccgcgaaggagcttctcaggactttattacgcaccctagggtgccctgtgcccggccctctcagggctcctcaggactttactacgagggctaatgaatccactatgtccgatccgtacaagcactgaataatgcaatgcgtcacattagtgtagtctagtgcactcaacctattacatatcatgatgcatggaacatgctaaaagcatttcatttctcaatttaaaacaagagggctagacagggcactttcggcggcaggttcggcggccgaaagtcccttccagagccgaaactcaagcactttcggcggcacttcggctgccgaaagtcctctccagagacgaaagtccctaaccttcgacggcaccttcggcggccgaaacctccctccaaagccgaaagtccaaactttcggaggcaagcttaggcagccgaaactacctcctcagcatgttcggcggccgaaccttccttcagcggccgaaactgggttcgcCAGTAAGGCAAAACCCTGCTCTGCTTCAAGCAAACTCACCCAAcgtcactcaaacatgcaaaccacaaatccacaacttgcatatactcaagtataggcacaaaggggtccaaaactaacttaacaccccaacaaacatcacaactaaacacatatacatgctttgaccacaaatcaatcaaaaaactcaacataacctgaccatgcatctctacccataaaactccataaaaccttcataaaacatgaaaagaagttcaggatctttacgtacctcttacaaacaagaagataaacgattccaacgtggagatatggagaaactctccctcaaagtctccaacttcaaaacttttggttgatttgctcaaaagcttcaaaacaatagaaaacccatcaaaacgttgaaagatttgaagaaaacatgaagatcacccaaggaaaagcatggtctcacctctgtctgtgaaaatggaagaaatcttatccattcaccgacctaggtccttttataggtggctggccagaccaccttcagcggcctaacgtgattccaaactcatgcatgttcggcggccgaacttcaccttcggcggccgaacctggcatttcctcggtgcttttctttcaaaaactcatttccttttacacttaacacattaaaacatactcaaagactttagaaaaccataaatcttacccttctagaggattccgacatcctggattccaccggatagtagaattccgatgccggactctagccgggtattacatctccAACAATAATAATCTTATCGGCCATCAAAAGCATACTGAAGAGCATGGATAAGAAGAAACACAGGCAGATTATGTCTCCCGAAAAGAAAAGACCATCCATGCAGCCTCATCCTAGTCGTTCTCTTTACGATCTCCAGCACATTCTAGATAACCCCACATCTGTGCCAAAAGGCTAAAGTAAAACTGAAGAGCAAAGGAAAAACATCAATCAAATGAGCCATATCAGGATCAAAGAGAGAAGACGAAAAAAGAGACATACACGGCCGAATCTAGAAAGAACGGCTGGACTAGAGAGCCTCAAAAGAGAAGAGACATTCGAATCTGTGAAACCGCCATCCAAACTAAACTCCCAGGACAAAACTTATAGGGGCTTGGTTTGGAAGCTACTTCCACCTGCACTACACCACAACCACCAAAGCTAAAAGCAAGAACCCGATGGAACCTCCATATATAAGCTCTACTACAAaatcaaaagagaaaaaagaaacaaaacacAACATCTACCTACAACCTCTCCCCGATGGGGAGGAGGAAAATCCATATCTGGATAAGGATAGAAGGGCCTCCCTCACCAAGTGGATGCAGGAATGACCGTAAAACCAACAAAGAAAGAGGTTTCTATgcctcacaaaaaaaaaaatagagaaaaatctCTCTCTAAAACTTTAAAGAGAGTGACATATCTTGTGCCTCTGCAATTTGTTCTCTTAATTTGAGGAAGAGTATGATTTACCTATAAATAACAACAACCTTATTATCAATTAAATGACATTTTTATTgagtatataaaattaattagattgaATACATAATTTGCTTGTTTacaaaaggtttttttttttcattttggttttattttaattatatttatctctccaatttttaaatatttatgatgtAAAAATGAGTTCTAACTTTTAATTATgaaccatttcaaaaaaaaaaacttttaattatgaaataaattaatatggtctctattaaaatactaaatgatttattttaaagaaaaattaatatccaataatttatatttgattgttaggacatttaaaaaaaaaaaaggaaaatcgtATTGCTTACGAgtaaatatcaaataatttttatatattttatagttaAATGATAAACAATTATTATTACTGTTTTAGTTCAGTGGGATTAAAGATACCGTAAAGCtgtgaaattttgaattaaattcagaattgattgtttttttttttttttgaaataacaagaaaacttcattaattcaaagagaacaaagaaacaatatgaggaggagggatatcaatccaaactccttgacttgactcagaatgagccgatgttgCTAGAATATGAGCGACTTCATTCGCAGATCTATGAACAAAAACACACTTTGCTTCCTCATAACTAGATAGAAGCAatttacaatcttgaaccaaaaggccaaaagacgataaatcatctaacaaaacacaattaactgacatcaccagtacctgagcatccaattcgaaaagaactcgatcccatccacactctttaatccagctcaatgcTTCCCGGAATGCTATAGCTTCAGCACACTTTGCATCCATCTGGCTATAAAAAGAGCCTGCTCTAGCAGCCACAAAACTCCCATCATCCTTCCGGATTACACAACCGAAACCTACCGAACCTCGTTGCAAGCTTAAAGAGGCGTCAATGTTCGCCTTGATCCAACCGTGAGGCGGAGGAGACCAGATCGGGCGAGCCGGGTCGACAATGGTACTTACTGAGGACACGACCCGGGCTGCTTTTcattgctgcaaaaaattcagagccatgaagaacacaccactCGCAGTCTGACCCTGGCCCTTCCATACAACATTGTTCCTATTTTGCCACAAAGCCCATAAGATCATTAGCATAAGGGAGGCATTTTCCACAGAAGCAGAAGAGAAGGCTAAAGAAAACCACTCATTTAAAGAAGATGCAGAAGGCGCAGGCCAACCCAATGGCGAGCTTAACCAGCAGCTGCGGGCAAAATGGCACTGAATCAGAATATGCAAGACATTCTCAGGGGCTACATGACACAACGGGCATGAAGGATCAACTGGG
This sequence is a window from Manihot esculenta cultivar AM560-2 chromosome 4, M.esculenta_v8, whole genome shotgun sequence. Protein-coding genes within it:
- the LOC110613408 gene encoding ras-related protein RABE1c, which encodes MAAPPARARADYDYLIKLLLIGDSGVGKSCLLLRFSDGSFTTSFITTIGIDFKIRTIELDGKRIKLQIWDTAGQERFRTITTAYYRGAMGILLVYDVTDESSFNNIRNWIRNIEQHASDNVNKILVGNKADMDESKRAVPTSKGQALADEYGIKFFETSAKTNLNVEQVFFSIAKDIKQRLAETDSKAEPTTIKINQQGQAGGADQAAQKSACCGS